The proteins below are encoded in one region of Citrobacter enshiensis:
- the rcnR gene encoding Ni(II)/Co(II)-binding transcriptional repressor RcnR gives MSHTIRDKQKLKARTSKIQGQVVALKKMLDEPHECAAVLQQIAAIRGAVNGLMREVIKGHLTEHIVHQGDEVKREEDLDVILKVLDSYIK, from the coding sequence ATGTCACATACAATCAGGGATAAACAAAAGCTTAAAGCGCGTACCAGCAAAATTCAGGGGCAGGTCGTTGCCTTAAAAAAAATGCTGGATGAACCCCATGAATGCGCGGCTGTTTTACAGCAGATCGCCGCGATTCGTGGCGCGGTGAACGGACTGATGCGGGAAGTTATCAAGGGTCATCTGACCGAACATATTGTTCATCAGGGCGATGAAGTAAAGCGCGAAGAAGATCTGGATGTGATCCTGAAAGTGCTGGATTCCTATATCAAATAG
- a CDS encoding helix-turn-helix transcriptional regulator gives MGLDVKLKNITCSSCSLRCNIMPEKSPRLQYCTNACFCMWPEQSVYFNRGVMDGILNNNHNARLSGYIFVDFSISYLRLFLNTEWIDYLASTGMGIILVSDRNMQSLANYWRKNHTAVSAVIYHDDGLEIANEKIRQVFIGRYLSFSKGNTLTQMEFTIMGNMVSGQNPHQIAQILNTDIRSVYAYKQRIEKRMGGKINTLFIHSLPIAKGKSPFPMVKKEFDSSLIHWQRHR, from the coding sequence ATGGGGCTGGATGTTAAATTAAAAAACATTACCTGCAGCAGTTGTTCTTTACGTTGTAATATCATGCCAGAGAAATCACCTCGATTACAGTACTGCACCAATGCGTGTTTTTGCATGTGGCCAGAACAAAGTGTTTATTTTAATCGCGGGGTCATGGATGGCATTTTAAATAATAACCATAATGCCAGATTAAGCGGCTATATTTTCGTGGATTTTTCAATTAGCTACCTGCGGCTGTTTCTGAATACCGAATGGATTGACTATCTCGCCAGTACGGGAATGGGGATAATACTGGTCAGCGATCGGAATATGCAGTCGTTAGCGAACTATTGGCGGAAAAATCATACTGCCGTTTCGGCTGTCATCTACCATGACGACGGACTGGAGATCGCCAACGAAAAAATAAGGCAAGTGTTCATTGGGCGCTACTTGTCTTTTTCGAAAGGGAATACGCTCACGCAGATGGAATTTACCATTATGGGAAATATGGTGTCAGGGCAAAACCCACATCAAATAGCTCAAATACTAAATACGGATATACGCAGCGTGTATGCTTATAAGCAACGAATCGAAAAAAGAATGGGCGGTAAAATAAATACACTATTTATTCATTCGCTGCCTATTGCAAAGGGAAAATCGCCCTTTCCGATGGTAAAGAAAGAGTTTGATAGCTCGCTAATTCATTGGCAAAGGCATCGGTAA
- a CDS encoding winged helix-turn-helix domain-containing protein produces the protein MKRNTVPDVLKHAGYYAINHLVYFHTGERTLSNSVTDEVVTLQTPASLILLCLIMNNGSVVSQKELIAAGWGEKNSVTSANTFYQTILILRNALEGMGLPRDIIKTIARRGLMIAADIQVRDIVQTPPAATILMPPVDAPIELPVTEAIVTPMVEAQKRAKNLSFRSPRSGLLLSLSLLVAIIGGVIGTFQLRQESLLSSYDILATDKFPSCTVFQKGNDVLKNHYLRFMQNHNELCREHNYIFLSGMSSAKNIAAVICPQDVRKKASTKCTTYYSINNEN, from the coding sequence ATGAAAAGGAATACCGTGCCTGACGTGTTAAAACATGCTGGATATTACGCTATTAATCACCTGGTTTACTTTCACACTGGCGAACGTACACTTTCAAATAGTGTTACAGATGAAGTGGTTACCCTGCAAACGCCCGCGAGTCTGATTCTCTTATGTCTAATAATGAATAATGGGAGCGTCGTTTCACAGAAAGAGCTTATCGCTGCGGGATGGGGGGAGAAGAACAGTGTGACATCCGCAAATACGTTTTATCAAACCATTCTTATTCTCAGAAACGCATTAGAAGGCATGGGATTACCGCGTGACATTATCAAAACAATTGCTCGCCGTGGGTTAATGATTGCAGCGGATATTCAGGTTCGCGATATCGTACAAACACCCCCAGCAGCAACGATTTTAATGCCACCGGTTGACGCTCCGATTGAATTACCGGTTACTGAAGCGATTGTTACGCCGATGGTTGAAGCGCAGAAGAGAGCGAAAAACCTGTCGTTTCGTTCTCCTCGGTCTGGCCTGTTGCTTTCTTTATCGCTGCTGGTTGCCATTATCGGCGGGGTCATCGGCACCTTTCAACTGCGTCAGGAGTCTTTGTTATCGTCGTATGATATTTTGGCTACGGATAAATTTCCCTCCTGCACTGTATTTCAGAAGGGAAATGATGTGCTAAAAAATCATTACCTGCGGTTTATGCAAAATCATAATGAATTATGTCGCGAGCATAACTATATCTTTCTCTCTGGAATGAGCAGTGCCAAAAATATTGCAGCCGTGATTTGCCCACAGGATGTCAGGAAAAAGGCGTCCACCAAATGTACAACTTACTATTCGATTAATAATGAAAACTAA
- a CDS encoding amino acid permease codes for MSKIWSKEETLWSFALYGTAVGAGTLFLPIQLGSAGAIVLFITALVAWPLTYWPHKALCQFILSSKTSAGEGITGAVTHYYGKKVGSLITALYFIAFFVVVLIYAVAITNSLTEQVAKHLQVDLRIRMLVSLGVVVTLNLIFLMGRHATLRVMGFLVFPLIAYFLFLSFYLTGSWQPSLLTSQMSFDQHTLHQVWISIPVMVFAFSHTPIISTFAIDRREKYGEQAMGKCKKIMKVAYLIISLSVLFFVFSCLLSIPPAYIEAAKHEGVTILSALSMMQNAPAWLSISGIIVAVVAMSKSFLGTYFGVIEGATEVVKTGLQQVGVKKSRAFHRALSIMLVSVITFIVCCINPNAISMIYAISGPLIAMILFIMPTLSTYLIPTLKPYRSLSNLVTLIVGLLCVSVMFFS; via the coding sequence ATGTCGAAAATTTGGTCAAAAGAAGAGACTCTCTGGAGTTTCGCGTTATATGGAACTGCCGTAGGTGCAGGAACCCTCTTCCTCCCCATACAGCTGGGTTCCGCGGGGGCGATTGTTCTGTTTATCACCGCGCTGGTCGCCTGGCCATTGACTTACTGGCCGCACAAGGCGTTGTGTCAGTTCATCCTCTCGTCGAAAACCTCTGCAGGAGAAGGGATCACCGGCGCGGTAACACACTACTACGGTAAAAAGGTAGGCAGCCTGATCACCGCGTTGTATTTTATTGCCTTCTTTGTGGTCGTGCTGATTTATGCCGTGGCGATCACCAACTCGCTCACCGAACAGGTGGCAAAGCATCTGCAGGTAGACCTCCGCATCCGTATGCTGGTCAGTCTGGGCGTGGTGGTGACGCTGAACCTGATTTTTCTGATGGGGCGCCATGCCACGCTTCGTGTGATGGGATTTTTGGTGTTTCCGCTCATCGCGTACTTTTTATTTCTCTCGTTCTATTTGACCGGAAGCTGGCAACCCTCTTTATTGACCAGCCAGATGTCTTTCGATCAGCACACGCTTCATCAGGTATGGATATCTATTCCCGTGATGGTTTTCGCTTTTAGCCATACGCCGATTATTTCCACGTTTGCCATCGACAGGCGTGAAAAATATGGCGAGCAGGCCATGGGTAAATGCAAAAAAATCATGAAGGTCGCCTACCTGATCATCAGCCTGAGCGTGTTGTTTTTCGTCTTTAGCTGTCTGCTCTCGATTCCGCCCGCTTACATTGAAGCGGCCAAACATGAGGGCGTAACCATTCTGTCCGCGCTGTCGATGATGCAAAATGCCCCCGCCTGGCTGTCGATTTCCGGGATTATTGTCGCCGTTGTCGCCATGTCGAAGTCATTCCTCGGCACCTATTTCGGCGTGATCGAAGGGGCAACTGAGGTGGTGAAAACCGGCTTACAGCAGGTTGGCGTGAAGAAAAGCCGCGCCTTTCATCGCGCGCTTTCCATTATGCTGGTTTCGGTGATCACCTTTATTGTCTGCTGCATTAACCCAAATGCAATCTCAATGATTTACGCGATCAGCGGCCCGCTCATCGCCATGATTTTGTTCATCATGCCGACGCTGTCGACCTATCTGATCCCGACGCTAAAACCCTACCGCTCACTGAGTAATCTGGTAACCCTGATTGTTGGTCTGCTCTGTGTTTCCGTGATGTTTTTTAGCTAA
- a CDS encoding multidrug/biocide efflux PACE transporter: MQHDAVQRRSLPERIFHAVCFEGIATAILAPTTAWLMQRSVLEMGGLTVLLATTAMIWNIIYNALFDRFWPAHLVKRTAKVRAFHALGFESGFIVIGVSIVAYVLSVSLLQAFTLEIGFFLFFLPYTMLYNWAYDTLRHRVIKHRQQRVTA; this comes from the coding sequence ATGCAACACGATGCTGTACAACGCCGCTCCTTACCTGAGCGTATTTTTCATGCCGTCTGCTTTGAGGGTATCGCAACGGCTATTCTCGCCCCAACGACGGCATGGTTAATGCAGCGCTCCGTTCTCGAAATGGGCGGCCTCACCGTGCTGCTGGCAACCACTGCGATGATCTGGAATATCATCTATAACGCGCTGTTTGACCGTTTTTGGCCTGCGCATCTGGTCAAACGTACCGCCAAAGTCCGCGCCTTTCATGCCCTGGGATTTGAAAGCGGCTTTATCGTGATTGGGGTGAGTATTGTGGCGTATGTGCTGAGTGTCAGTCTGCTACAAGCATTCACACTGGAAATAGGTTTCTTCCTGTTCTTCCTGCCCTACACCATGCTCTATAACTGGGCCTACGATACGTTGCGCCATCGTGTGATCAAACATCGCCAGCAGCGCGTTACTGCCTGA
- a CDS encoding LysR family transcriptional regulator: MRYSPEALTAFVETVSCGSFSAAARRLRKSQSTISTAIAHLEADLGFSLFDRSSRQPVLTEEGKRVLSYVQAILSASDRLDEVALSLSGETEARLTFVLSDTLHPDVLEELMVQFDRQFPHTEFECLIGEDEDVIDLLQKGRAQVGLIEARDDYPTDMGVTRLPMQTWMGLYAAATHPLATQEKVSWDQLHTWRELRLNTYFESGANVARGPVWSAPNYLLLLSMAVQGFGWCALPCALVEEFAAEKPLVQLDVPGWPRAISIDLLWNKKSPPGAAGSWLRYHLQQGRVAT, translated from the coding sequence ATGCGCTACTCTCCTGAAGCATTAACGGCGTTTGTAGAAACCGTCTCCTGCGGTTCCTTTTCTGCGGCGGCGCGGCGGCTGCGTAAAAGCCAGTCCACCATCAGTACGGCGATCGCGCATCTGGAGGCCGACCTCGGTTTCTCGCTATTCGACCGATCGTCGCGGCAACCGGTGCTGACGGAAGAGGGAAAACGGGTGCTCAGCTATGTGCAGGCTATTTTGTCGGCGAGCGACCGGCTGGATGAAGTGGCATTGTCGTTGTCCGGAGAAACGGAAGCGCGCCTGACCTTTGTCCTTTCCGACACTCTGCATCCGGATGTTCTCGAAGAACTGATGGTGCAGTTTGATCGGCAATTTCCCCACACGGAGTTTGAATGCCTGATCGGTGAGGATGAGGACGTTATCGATCTGTTGCAAAAAGGGCGCGCGCAGGTGGGGTTGATAGAGGCCCGCGACGACTACCCTACGGATATGGGCGTCACGCGGTTGCCGATGCAAACCTGGATGGGACTGTATGCCGCCGCAACGCACCCGCTGGCGACGCAGGAAAAAGTCTCCTGGGATCAACTGCATACCTGGCGTGAACTGCGACTGAACACCTATTTTGAAAGCGGCGCCAACGTGGCGAGAGGACCGGTGTGGTCCGCGCCTAACTATTTATTATTGCTCAGTATGGCGGTACAGGGATTCGGCTGGTGTGCGCTGCCCTGTGCGTTGGTCGAAGAATTTGCCGCGGAGAAACCGTTGGTTCAGCTGGATGTACCCGGCTGGCCCAGGGCTATCTCTATCGATCTCCTCTGGAATAAGAAATCTCCCCCAGGAGCTGCGGGAAGCTGGCTCCGATACCATTTGCAACAGGGACGTGTCGCGACGTAG